A window from Culex pipiens pallens isolate TS chromosome 3, TS_CPP_V2, whole genome shotgun sequence encodes these proteins:
- the LOC120422322 gene encoding S-phase kinase-associated protein 1-like, translating into MSTIKLETSDGVKFTVKTQVAKCSGTIRTMLEDIGINPQEGEAIPLSNVHSTILQKILVWAEHHVDDPEPPRDDADAAKRTDDICSWDEDFLKVDQRTLFDVMLAANYLDMKQLIAVCCKTVANMIKGKTADQIRRTFNIENDFPPGEEDKIRLRNQFCEERSAQTIKISL; encoded by the exons ATGTCCACCATCAAGCTGGAAACCTCGGACGGCGTCAAGTTCACCGTGAAAACCCAGGTGGCCAAGTGCAGCGGCACCATCCGGACCATGCTGGAGGACATCGGAATCAATCCCCAGGAAGGGGAGGCCATCCCGCTGTCGAACGTCCACTCGACGATCCTGCAAAAAATCCTCGTCTGGGCCGAGCACCACGTGGACGATCCGGAACCACCCCGGGACGATGCGGACGCCGCCAAACGAACCGACGACATCTGCTCCTGGGACGAGGACTTCCTCAAGGTGGACCAGCGGACACTGTTCGACGTGATGCTGGCGGCCAACTATCTGGACATGAAGCAGCTGATTGCGGTCTGCTGCAAAACGGTGGCCAACATGATCAAGGGCAAAACGGCCGACCAAATCCGGAGGACGTTCAACATCGAGAATGACTTCCCGCCCGGGGAGGAGGACAAAATCCGGCTGAGGAACCAGTTTTGCGAGGAACGAAG CGCACAAACGATTAAAATCAGTTTGTGA